From one Flavobacteriales bacterium genomic stretch:
- a CDS encoding adenosylcobalamin-dependent ribonucleoside-diphosphate reductase, giving the protein MRTAPECTREEALVAAMAYFHGDELAATTWVNKYALRDPEGRLLERSPADMHRRMAREFARIERSYQTMPEERRSALSAHGRKRAALDEERILQLFQGFRDVVPQGSVMASLGDPYRLASLSNCVVIPSPLDSYGGIFQSDQQLAQLFKRRCGVGFDLSTLRPEGAHVSNAARTSTGVVSFMERFSNTTREVAQKGRRGALMLTMDIAHPDVEKFITIKQDLAKVTGANISVRVSDEFLRAVDADEAFTLRWPIDAKEPTVTRQVKARELWDTLIACAHRTAEPGVIFWDRQHRYSTSSVYPGFRNESTNPCSEIAMQGGDSCRLIAINLYSFITDAFTPAARFDHERFALVTYEAQRLMDDLVDLELEAADRILAKVDSDSEHDAIKRVERETWELLRETGRKGRRTGLGFTGLADALAGLSLKYDSEAALIATEEIMRTKCRAEFESSIDMAIERGAFIGFDPAIERTSDFTAMLETELPDVHARMMKHGRRNISLSTVAPTGTLSLLTRTSSGIEPVYMLGYTRRRKVVPGDRKANVSFIDELGDQWEEFTVHHPRLLDWMQATGKKDTAESPYAGATANDIDWHKRVRLQAVVQKYTTHSISSTINLPSTATVEEVGGIYLEAWKQGLKGITVYRDGSRSGVLVAEKKEAPVDQHAPVSRPERLDADVLRFNNETEPWLAVVGLLDGKPYEVFTGKANGGFELPKWVTKGWVVKRKDQKRGKNIYDLEYADGDDYHVTVQGLSRTFNPEFWNYAILISGMLRQGMPVPQVVDVVANLNLYDATLNTWKNGVVRALSRYIPDGTQAAGRKCTECGDADGLYYEEGCLKCKSCGQSKCG; this is encoded by the coding sequence ATGCGAACAGCACCCGAATGCACGCGCGAGGAGGCGCTGGTCGCTGCCATGGCCTATTTCCACGGTGATGAGCTCGCTGCTACGACCTGGGTGAACAAGTACGCATTGCGCGATCCGGAAGGCCGATTGCTGGAACGCTCACCGGCCGACATGCACCGCCGGATGGCCCGGGAGTTCGCTCGCATCGAGCGCTCGTATCAAACGATGCCGGAAGAGCGGAGGTCAGCGCTTTCGGCCCATGGCCGTAAGCGCGCCGCGCTCGATGAGGAGCGCATCCTCCAGCTTTTCCAGGGCTTCCGCGATGTGGTGCCTCAAGGCAGCGTGATGGCTTCGCTAGGCGATCCGTACCGTCTGGCTTCGCTCAGCAACTGTGTGGTCATTCCCTCACCACTGGACAGCTACGGTGGCATCTTCCAAAGCGACCAACAGCTTGCGCAGCTCTTCAAGCGGCGCTGCGGCGTGGGCTTCGACCTGAGCACGCTGCGGCCCGAAGGCGCCCACGTGAGCAACGCCGCACGCACCAGCACTGGCGTCGTGAGCTTCATGGAGCGCTTCAGCAATACCACGCGCGAGGTGGCACAGAAAGGCCGGCGCGGCGCGCTCATGCTCACCATGGACATCGCCCACCCCGACGTGGAGAAGTTCATCACGATCAAACAGGATCTCGCCAAAGTGACCGGGGCCAACATCAGCGTGCGGGTGAGCGATGAGTTCCTGCGCGCGGTTGACGCCGACGAGGCGTTCACCCTGCGCTGGCCAATCGATGCGAAGGAGCCGACCGTAACGCGCCAGGTGAAGGCTCGGGAGCTCTGGGACACGCTGATCGCATGCGCGCACCGCACGGCCGAACCCGGTGTGATCTTCTGGGACAGGCAGCACCGGTACTCTACCAGCAGCGTGTACCCGGGATTCCGGAACGAGAGCACCAATCCATGCAGTGAGATCGCCATGCAGGGCGGAGACAGCTGCCGACTCATCGCGATCAATCTCTACAGCTTCATCACCGATGCTTTCACGCCAGCCGCGCGCTTTGACCACGAGCGCTTCGCCCTGGTCACTTACGAGGCACAGCGCCTCATGGACGACCTGGTGGATCTCGAACTCGAAGCGGCAGACCGCATCCTGGCCAAAGTGGATAGCGATTCAGAGCACGATGCGATCAAGCGCGTGGAGCGAGAGACCTGGGAGCTGCTGCGGGAAACCGGACGCAAGGGCCGCCGAACGGGCCTCGGCTTCACGGGCCTCGCCGATGCACTCGCAGGGCTCAGCTTGAAGTACGACAGCGAGGCCGCATTGATCGCCACCGAGGAGATCATGCGCACCAAGTGCCGCGCAGAGTTCGAAAGCAGCATCGATATGGCCATCGAACGCGGCGCCTTCATCGGCTTCGATCCAGCCATTGAGCGCACCTCGGATTTCACTGCGATGCTGGAGACGGAACTGCCGGACGTGCATGCGCGCATGATGAAGCACGGCCGGCGGAACATCAGCCTCAGCACCGTCGCGCCTACCGGTACGCTCAGCCTGCTCACCCGCACCAGCAGCGGCATCGAACCTGTGTACATGCTGGGCTATACACGGCGTCGAAAGGTTGTTCCTGGTGACAGGAAGGCCAACGTCAGCTTCATTGACGAACTCGGCGACCAGTGGGAGGAGTTCACTGTACACCACCCGCGCCTGCTGGACTGGATGCAAGCGACCGGAAAGAAGGACACTGCGGAAAGCCCGTACGCCGGCGCCACCGCGAACGACATCGATTGGCACAAGCGCGTGCGCCTGCAGGCCGTCGTTCAGAAGTACACCACGCATTCCATCAGCAGCACGATCAACCTGCCCTCCACCGCGACGGTCGAAGAGGTCGGCGGCATCTACCTGGAGGCATGGAAGCAAGGCTTAAAAGGAATCACCGTGTACCGCGATGGCAGTCGCAGTGGAGTGCTGGTGGCCGAGAAGAAGGAAGCACCCGTTGATCAGCATGCCCCGGTCTCGCGGCCGGAACGCCTCGACGCCGATGTGCTCCGATTCAATAACGAGACCGAGCCTTGGTTGGCCGTCGTGGGCCTCTTGGACGGCAAGCCCTACGAGGTTTTCACCGGCAAGGCCAACGGCGGATTCGAACTGCCCAAGTGGGTCACCAAAGGCTGGGTGGTGAAGCGCAAGGACCAGAAGCGGGGCAAGAACATCTACGATCTCGAGTACGCCGATGGGGACGACTATCATGTGACGGTGCAAGGGCTCAGCCGCACCTTCAACCCCGAGTTCTGGAATTATGCTATCCTGATCAGCGGCATGCTGCGCCAAGGCATGCCTGTTCCGCAGGTGGTGGACGTGGTGGCGAACCTGAACTTGTATGATGCCACGCTGAACACCTGGAAGAACGGCGTGGTACGCGCGCTCTCGCGCTACATCCCCGATGGCACGCAAGCCGCAGGGCGCAAATGCACCGAATGCGGCGATGCGGATGGCCTGTATTATGAGGAAGGCTGCTTGAAGTGCAAGAGCTGCGGGCAGAGCAAGTGCGGGTGA
- a CDS encoding fasciclin domain-containing protein produces MKTFTSTSALLMAFTLPCLIACGGAETPATTEPASSGNEPAAGQSAVKDDLSQKNVVQIAVASPDHTILVKAVLQVKYEDVLVNAGPFTVFAPTDAAFNALPAGTLDDLMKPESKAALQDILEYHVALGVFAPDKMANGRKLNMANVKDTKFTVSEDGTVMINDAKVLGTAPASNGLVVVIDKVLLPPQ; encoded by the coding sequence ATGAAGACCTTCACATCAACGAGCGCACTGCTGATGGCATTCACGCTTCCTTGCTTAATCGCCTGTGGCGGCGCTGAGACGCCAGCAACAACTGAACCCGCATCATCCGGAAACGAACCTGCCGCCGGACAAAGTGCAGTGAAGGATGACCTCAGCCAAAAGAACGTCGTTCAGATTGCCGTGGCGTCACCGGACCACACGATCCTGGTGAAGGCCGTGCTTCAGGTGAAATACGAGGACGTGCTCGTGAATGCGGGCCCATTCACGGTGTTCGCACCGACTGATGCAGCATTCAATGCGCTGCCGGCCGGGACGCTCGATGACCTGATGAAGCCCGAGAGCAAGGCCGCTCTGCAGGATATCCTGGAATACCATGTGGCCTTGGGCGTGTTCGCACCGGACAAGATGGCCAACGGCCGCAAACTGAACATGGCGAATGTGAAGGACACAAAATTCACCGTGAGCGAAGATGGAACCGTGATGATCAACGATGCGAAGGTGCTGGGCACAGCGCCCGCTTCGAATGGACTGGTGGTGGTGATCGACAAGGTGCTTCTTCCACCGCAATGA
- the nadA gene encoding quinolinate synthase NadA, translating to MILTAVATMRAVSTDEISEEILLLKQERNAVILAHYYQIPEIQAVADHIGDSLALAQAADRSNADVILFCGVHFMAETAKILNPERTVLVPDVAAGCSLADGAPTEAFADFLAQHRDHLVVSYINCSAAVKAMSDIICTSSNAVRVVNSLPPDRPILFAPDKHLGAYVQRVTGRQLLLWDGSCEVHVAISADKLKLLMGMHPAAKLIAHPECPEHILAEADHVGSTSSLLDFVKRDAGATFIVATEAGILHNMRAAVPHKTLIAAPASADNACACSECPYMKLNTLEKVRDALLLMRPEVTLLEPVRIGAERALRRMLALG from the coding sequence ATGATCTTGACTGCTGTCGCCACCATGAGAGCGGTCTCAACCGACGAGATATCGGAGGAGATCCTTCTGCTCAAGCAGGAGCGCAACGCCGTGATCCTGGCCCACTACTACCAGATTCCAGAAATCCAGGCGGTGGCCGATCACATCGGCGACAGCCTGGCGCTGGCGCAAGCGGCCGACCGCAGCAATGCCGATGTGATCCTCTTCTGCGGCGTTCACTTCATGGCGGAGACTGCCAAGATCCTGAACCCGGAGCGCACGGTGCTGGTGCCCGACGTGGCCGCAGGATGCTCCTTGGCGGACGGAGCGCCGACTGAAGCCTTCGCGGACTTCCTCGCCCAGCACCGCGACCATCTCGTGGTGAGCTACATCAATTGCAGCGCTGCCGTGAAGGCCATGAGCGACATCATCTGCACCAGCAGCAACGCTGTGCGCGTGGTGAACAGCCTGCCGCCCGATCGTCCGATCCTCTTCGCGCCCGACAAGCACCTTGGCGCCTATGTGCAACGCGTGACCGGCCGCCAGTTGCTGCTTTGGGACGGCAGCTGCGAGGTGCATGTGGCCATCAGCGCCGATAAGCTGAAACTTCTGATGGGCATGCATCCAGCGGCGAAGCTCATCGCGCATCCCGAATGCCCGGAGCACATCCTCGCCGAAGCCGATCATGTGGGCAGCACCAGTTCGCTGCTCGACTTCGTGAAACGCGATGCGGGCGCCACCTTCATCGTGGCTACCGAGGCCGGCATCCTGCACAACATGCGCGCTGCCGTGCCGCACAAGACGTTAATAGCAGCGCCAGCCTCCGCAGATAATGCTTGTGCATGCAGCGAGTGTCCATACATGAAGCTCAACACGCTGGAGAAGGTGCGCGATGCCTTGCTCCTCATGCGGCCGGAAGTGACTTTGCTAGAACCTGTGCGCATCGGTGCAGAACGCGCCTTGCGCCGAATGCTCGCTCTAGGATGA
- a CDS encoding cytochrome c yields MRYVLASLVACFGAGTWFVYEGVSEAPLADAQVRQGMEVWQLQNCTSCHQLYGLGGYMGPDLTNVHGEKGEARIRTFVRYGTGRMPAHELSDGELDALVAFLAWVNQSGRSQVPDGAVHWTGTYLIPAR; encoded by the coding sequence ATGCGGTACGTGCTCGCCTCGCTAGTGGCCTGCTTTGGTGCGGGAACCTGGTTCGTGTATGAAGGCGTGAGCGAAGCGCCTCTTGCCGATGCGCAGGTGAGGCAGGGCATGGAGGTTTGGCAACTGCAGAATTGCACGAGCTGCCATCAACTCTATGGCCTTGGCGGCTACATGGGCCCCGACCTCACGAATGTGCATGGCGAAAAGGGCGAGGCCCGGATTCGCACATTCGTGCGCTATGGCACCGGTCGAATGCCCGCCCACGAACTGAGCGATGGCGAGTTGGACGCCTTAGTAGCCTTCCTCGCCTGGGTGAACCAGTCCGGCCGCAGCCAGGTTCCCGATGGCGCAGTGCACTGGACGGGCACCTATCTCATTCCAGCACGATGA
- the nadB gene encoding L-aspartate oxidase, translating into MKPLEVIVVGGGIAGMACAVALIEPAEGRPLRIRVLTKAPVAGSSSYAAQGGVAVVMGDGDTVKIHVEDTIRVGAGRNDREVVERVVREGPAVIDWLQRMGARFDHDADGKLHLAREGGHSRARVLHHRDRTGEEIVRVLRERLGALTGVQLMQGHRAVDLIIEVEGQSRRCVGVQAIDLSSGDLMEHRADLVVLATGGVGQVYERTTNPAEATGDGVAMAVRADLPLRDMAFVQFHPTALHTGGSGQVPLISEAVRGAGARLIGGNGLPLMDRVHPAKDLAPRHVVARAIEMTMKHSGMQHVWLDASSIGPARFAAEFPAIERECRAHGIAPGRDLIPVSPAAHYLCGGIATDDQGRSSLPGLIAIGECAGSGLHGADRLASNSLLEALVIPRRAANAWLRETHGEHVASKRCIAQSKLSRRAPEAAMRAIASIRHAMSAHAGIIRDLEGLEAALRTIARCERAIAAMWQRRRWSLPLIEARDLAAVSRAVIEAALAQPVSIGTHQISERAESTEIINWLTGTAHRTARDGR; encoded by the coding sequence ATGAAGCCGCTGGAGGTCATCGTGGTGGGCGGGGGCATCGCTGGCATGGCCTGCGCCGTGGCACTCATCGAGCCGGCAGAGGGAAGGCCGCTCCGCATTCGTGTCCTGACCAAGGCCCCGGTAGCTGGCAGCAGCTCTTACGCGGCCCAGGGGGGCGTGGCCGTTGTGATGGGCGATGGGGATACGGTCAAGATCCACGTGGAGGACACAATCCGGGTGGGCGCCGGACGCAATGACCGCGAGGTGGTTGAGCGGGTGGTGCGCGAAGGCCCGGCTGTGATCGATTGGCTCCAACGCATGGGGGCGCGCTTCGATCACGATGCGGATGGGAAGCTGCATCTGGCGCGCGAAGGCGGACACAGCAGGGCGCGGGTGCTTCATCATCGCGATCGCACTGGGGAGGAGATCGTAAGGGTGCTGCGTGAACGGCTCGGCGCGTTGACTGGCGTACAGCTCATGCAGGGTCATCGCGCGGTCGACTTGATCATTGAGGTCGAAGGGCAGAGCCGCCGCTGTGTTGGCGTACAGGCCATCGACCTGAGCAGCGGCGACCTCATGGAGCATCGAGCGGATTTGGTTGTGTTGGCCACTGGAGGCGTCGGACAGGTGTATGAGCGGACAACGAATCCGGCGGAGGCAACGGGTGACGGTGTCGCGATGGCGGTGCGCGCCGACCTGCCGCTGCGCGACATGGCCTTCGTGCAATTCCATCCCACCGCGCTCCATACCGGCGGATCAGGCCAGGTGCCGCTGATCAGCGAAGCGGTGCGCGGCGCTGGAGCACGGCTCATCGGCGGCAATGGTTTGCCTTTGATGGATCGAGTGCATCCGGCCAAGGACCTGGCTCCGCGCCATGTGGTGGCCCGCGCAATCGAAATGACAATGAAACACTCAGGGATGCAGCATGTGTGGCTCGATGCCTCGTCGATCGGCCCTGCGCGCTTCGCGGCGGAGTTCCCGGCCATCGAGCGCGAATGCCGTGCACACGGCATCGCGCCCGGTCGCGACTTGATCCCGGTGTCACCGGCTGCGCACTACCTCTGCGGGGGCATTGCCACCGATGACCAGGGCCGCAGTTCGCTTCCCGGCCTCATCGCCATTGGCGAGTGCGCTGGCTCCGGCTTGCATGGCGCCGACCGGCTTGCCTCAAATTCACTGCTCGAGGCCTTGGTCATTCCCCGGCGCGCAGCCAATGCCTGGCTCCGCGAAACCCATGGTGAGCATGTTGCAAGCAAACGCTGCATCGCGCAATCAAAGCTCTCGCGAAGAGCCCCGGAAGCTGCCATGCGCGCAATCGCCAGCATCCGCCACGCCATGTCGGCGCACGCGGGTATCATCCGCGACCTGGAAGGCCTCGAGGCCGCGCTCCGCACGATTGCACGCTGCGAACGAGCCATTGCTGCCATGTGGCAAAGACGCCGGTGGTCTTTGCCGTTGATCGAAGCACGGGACCTCGCCGCGGTTTCTCGCGCCGTCATCGAGGCCGCTCTCGCTCAGCCAGTGAGCATCGGCACGCATCAGATCAGTGAACGGGCTGAATCGACCGAAATCATCAACTGGCTCACCGGAACTGCTCATCGAACCGCGAGAGATGGGCGGTGA
- a CDS encoding cbb3-type cytochrome c oxidase subunit I — protein MSLTQRWHIALALFLLLLALLFGVLAALAYLYPSVGDALPFTQLRPAHVSAALFWIITGATAGVLRYKDDVFAHRRSSLLHGIFLWLWTGTIIAVFLAYALKRFGGREYWEFPPLLAVPMLIGWLVLMADYFRAWLRRAPDPPLHVWMWTTGIVFFLITFIEQNLWQIPWFRDNYMREISVQWKSNGAMVGAWNQMIYGSALYLMTRISGDEGIARGPKAFLFWFLGLSNLMFNWGHHIYNAPTAGWIRHLAYGISMAEWILLINIIRGFKSKLEEHRRHKHLTTYRFLLGAELWVFLNLFLALLMSIPAINRYTHGTHITVAHAMGATIGINTMLLLGSITWMLRMDERARCMQWMEHGRLLAMGSLGVFWLALIVAGIAKGWRATALGITEHQQLMLPALPALTVFALAGIGVLMGLGLVAAVLLYGCLKVGSADRVASGRFSEDSGSFGIGGATDSK, from the coding sequence ATGAGCCTCACGCAACGTTGGCATATCGCGCTTGCACTCTTCCTTCTTCTACTCGCCCTTCTGTTCGGCGTGCTCGCCGCGCTGGCGTACCTCTACCCTTCCGTCGGGGATGCGCTGCCCTTCACCCAGCTACGGCCCGCGCATGTGTCAGCCGCGCTGTTCTGGATCATCACAGGTGCAACGGCCGGTGTGCTGCGCTACAAGGATGATGTCTTCGCCCATCGGCGCTCCTCGCTTCTACATGGCATATTCCTCTGGCTCTGGACGGGCACCATCATCGCGGTCTTCCTCGCCTATGCCCTAAAGCGCTTCGGCGGCCGTGAATACTGGGAATTCCCTCCCCTGCTCGCGGTGCCGATGCTGATTGGTTGGCTCGTTCTCATGGCCGACTACTTCCGCGCCTGGCTGCGCCGCGCCCCGGATCCTCCACTGCATGTGTGGATGTGGACCACGGGCATCGTGTTCTTCCTGATCACGTTCATCGAGCAGAACCTCTGGCAGATACCGTGGTTCCGCGACAATTACATGCGCGAGATCTCCGTGCAATGGAAATCGAACGGTGCCATGGTGGGTGCTTGGAACCAGATGATTTACGGATCGGCGCTATACCTGATGACGCGGATCAGTGGGGATGAGGGCATCGCACGCGGACCAAAGGCCTTCCTTTTCTGGTTCCTCGGCCTCTCGAATCTGATGTTCAACTGGGGGCACCACATTTACAACGCACCCACGGCGGGCTGGATCCGCCACCTGGCCTATGGCATCAGCATGGCGGAGTGGATCCTGCTCATCAACATCATACGCGGATTCAAGTCCAAGCTCGAAGAGCACCGCAGGCACAAGCACCTCACCACGTACCGCTTCCTGCTCGGCGCAGAGCTGTGGGTCTTCCTCAACCTTTTCCTGGCCCTGCTCATGTCCATCCCGGCGATCAACCGTTACACGCACGGCACGCACATCACCGTAGCGCATGCCATGGGTGCTACTATCGGTATAAACACGATGCTCCTCCTAGGGTCCATTACATGGATGCTACGCATGGATGAACGAGCACGATGCATGCAGTGGATGGAGCATGGGCGTCTGTTGGCGATGGGAAGCCTAGGGGTCTTCTGGTTGGCGCTCATCGTCGCAGGCATTGCCAAGGGCTGGAGGGCCACGGCGCTGGGCATTACCGAGCACCAGCAGCTCATGCTGCCGGCATTACCAGCGCTCACGGTATTCGCATTGGCGGGGATCGGCGTGCTCATGGGACTGGGGCTGGTAGCCGCGGTTCTGTTGTATGGCTGTCTGAAAGTCGGTTCAGCAGATAGAGTAGCATCCGGTAGATTCTCCGAGGACTCAGGTTCATTTGGAATCGGGGGGGCAACTGATTCAAAATGA
- a CDS encoding outer membrane beta-barrel protein, producing the protein MKIKAITALAFMSCPFAIQAQDEPKGYLGLGFGVASPLGEFRSTEGKSAGYASDGAAFQLEFGYLLGKHFGVAAMVRGTGNATSDKALTADFNNSLGGLDLKVEPGLWVTGSLLVGGMGAFPLNEKWSFTSRLLVGFASVSSPTLKVSTGDGNLLVKQEEGLASAPTYMLALGFKVDLSERFCLLVGVDYQGMDADFSGVKIDGPSGRSTTSFKQAISIASLGVTAGYRL; encoded by the coding sequence ATGAAGATCAAAGCGATCACGGCTCTCGCGTTCATGTCGTGTCCATTCGCCATCCAGGCCCAGGATGAACCCAAGGGCTATCTCGGACTCGGGTTCGGCGTGGCATCGCCGTTGGGCGAGTTCAGGAGCACTGAAGGGAAGTCTGCGGGCTACGCAAGCGATGGCGCTGCGTTCCAACTCGAGTTCGGCTACCTGTTGGGCAAGCACTTCGGAGTGGCGGCAATGGTCCGAGGCACAGGGAACGCTACGAGCGATAAAGCCCTCACTGCGGATTTCAACAATAGCCTTGGTGGATTGGACCTGAAGGTGGAGCCCGGGCTATGGGTCACAGGTAGTCTGCTCGTCGGAGGCATGGGCGCATTCCCGTTGAACGAGAAGTGGTCCTTCACTTCGCGATTGCTCGTGGGCTTCGCCAGCGTCTCCTCACCCACATTGAAGGTGAGCACCGGTGATGGTAATCTGCTGGTGAAACAGGAGGAAGGGCTGGCATCGGCCCCGACATACATGCTCGCGTTGGGCTTCAAGGTGGACCTCTCTGAGCGGTTCTGTCTACTCGTAGGGGTCGATTATCAGGGAATGGATGCGGACTTCAGCGGAGTGAAGATCGATGGGCCATCAGGGCGGAGCACGACGTCCTTCAAGCAGGCCATATCCATCGCTTCACTTGGCGTGACTGCTGGATATCGTCTCTGA